A stretch of DNA from Salmo trutta chromosome 12, fSalTru1.1, whole genome shotgun sequence:
gagtgcattctgacgaagaacagcaaaggtaatccaatttttcttatagtaaatctgagtttggtgagtgccaaacttggtgggtgtcaaaatagctagccatgatggccgggctatctactcagaatattgcaaaatgtgcttttgccgaaaagctattttaaaataggACATAGCGATtgtataaaggagttctgtatctataattcttaaaatgttttttgtgaacgtttatcgtgagtaatttagtaaattcaccggaagtttcggtgggtatgctagttctgaacgtcacatgctaatgtaaaaagctggtttttgatataaatatgaacttgattgaacaaaacatgcatgtattgtataacaatgtcctaggagtgtcatctgatgaagatcattaaaggttagtgctgcatttagctgtggtttggattcatgtgacatatgcttgcttgagaaatgggtgtctgattatttctggctgggtactctcctgacataatctaatgttttgctttcgttgtaaagcctttttgaaatcggacaatgtggttagataaaggagagtcgtctttaaaatggtgtaaaatagtcatgtttgaaaaatggaagtttttggatttctgaggtgtttgtaattcgcgccacgccctatcattggatattggagcggtgttccgctagcggaacatctagatgtaagaggtggATGCTAATTGCATAAACAAGGTAATGGGAGAATAGTACCGTAATAAACCACCCTCATTAGAACACTTCTTTATGTTATGGTTATGCTACCATTACCCTTCCGCCAACTCGGGCCCATTACCCTGCCGCCAACTCGGGCCCATTACCCTGCCGCCAACTCAGGTGATTTTAAATTCAATGTGAAAAATAACAACACTTGGGAGACTTTAGTGGTTGTTTGGAAATGTTATTTCTGGCCGAGGTGGGATTCAAACCGGGGACTTTGGATCCACTCTTCCCCTTCctcaaagaaaaaaatatatgtttttcagcttaataaataaacacattatttagaagcttctggtctTCCTTCCCTCCTTTCTAATATTTTCCCCTTTTCTCCCCCCTTAACATACTATTGTTCCACAGCTTTAGTGCTTGCAACAGGATAGTGGGTTTAATTCCCAGGACTACCCATATATTAAATACATGCACAACTGTCAGTCACTTCAAATACAAGCATCTTGTTAATGgtatatattattaatattaactgTGAGTGAGATCAAAAGACAAAAATAAGGCTGGAGGTAGAAAAACCGTTTATTACATAAAAAATGACACTTAAGATAACAaattaaaaatatgtttttcaagTGTGACGGTAGTATATTCTGTTCCACACTATACCTGAGATCATGTACACATTAAAAAGGAGAACTGTTTTGTCTTGTACaaataccattttttttaaatctggatCTGTGAATAATTAAAAGAAGTATGATGTGAATGTTGTTCACTTACTGtacctctcaaatggcaccctattccctatgaagtgcactacttttaaccagggcctacGAGGCTTTGGtcaaaaagtagtacactacgtagggaatagggtacgatCTGGAACAGTTTTAAAACAGTAAGCCTTCTTTCTCCCAGCCCCACAGAGACAGAGGTCTCCCATCCAAGGTAAGTGCATGTTTACCTTGGGCTGTTCATTAAGAGATGTCACTCAAAATAGGAGGAGCTCacttaaaataaaaatgaaataagaTCAACacaaatacttaaaaaaaaaattcaaaaaaaaaaaagcctcCCCTGGTTAAGTACATGTTCCTTGGGAGTCCTGTTCCTCCAAGCTggctcatctcctctccccaaaGCGTCTGAAGAAAGACACAATCCCAGAGCTACTGTTCTGCCTCTCCAAGGGTTTATGAGCCTCTGTAGCaaaccctgtctcagtcccagCACCAACTGGGGCCCACAGCGCGTTGCGCCTCTGGAACAGGTCCCCAAGGCGGAATCTGAATCCTGGAGCCTGGCTCCCTCCAGTCTCatccagggagagagagcgaagcaTGGGGCCCTGGGACAGAGCTCTCTGACTGGGGCAGTCAGGCAGGGACAAAGGCCCCCTCCCTGCTTCTCCATGGAGGTCTGAGGGTCCAGGGTGTCCCTCcatagccctcatcctccccagcAGCACCAGAGGAGGGCAGGTGGCAGTGGAAGGGTGGGTGGTGGTGGAAGGGCGGGTGGTGGAAGGGCGGGTGGGGGTGGAAGGgcgggtgggggtggggggcaaTGACCAGACACCATCGTCAAGGACATCGTCGGCGCTGGAGGCGAAGAAGGAGTGTCGTCGGCGGGGGGTGTGGTTTTGGGGTGAGATGTGGGGGCTGAGGATGGTCCAGGGAGAGCCCAGGTTCCCCATGCTGTTACAGAGAGCCAGGTctacctctctcatctccctgggGCGAGGGGTGGAGGGCTCGGGGGTAGAGTGGGGGCGATGACCTGGGGTGGAGGGTTGAGAGATAGGGTGAGATGTGGAGCGTTGGGGGGTTTGGTTTTGGGGGACGAGGCTCGCTTTGTCGCCcaactctggcagttcaggatgTTCTGGGTCACCAGATAGCCTGCCTCGGCCAGTCTGGTAGCGAAGCACCTTCCTGGACACGACACGCATCCTCTgcacctcttccttctcctccttgcccgctctcttctcctccttctggGTGGGGGGTGTGTGTTGGCGAGGGGACAGGCTGCGGCGGCCACAGCTCTTAGTGGTTCGTTTCTGGTCGATGGACGACAGGCTGCGGCGGCTACAGCTCTTAGGGGTTCGTTTCTGGTTGATGGAAGAGGCTCTATTTGACCCAaaacatctccactggtcctctGGGGTCGCTGTCTCCCCCTCGTTTTCTTTCCCCTCTTTCTGCTCTGAAGGGCGGTCCAGATAGGAGTCCGCCTCTTCCACCCCCCCATCCAACCTCTCCACCACCGCATCAGGGCTATCCAGCTCCCTGGGCCagccctcccctctcttctcctccctctgtccctggtCCTTCCGGGGTGTCACCACATCTGCCTCCCCACCCAGGGTGCTCCCTCCTGGTCTGGTGAACCGGCTAGGCCCTGGACCAGCTCTAGTCTCTGGCTCATCGGCCAGGGGGTTGGACTTGGGGCAGGGCTCGATGGGCGAGCCCCCAATGGGGGACAACATCACGGGAGGGAGGTGGTGTCTGCGCCTTGCCAGACCCCTGGGGCCCCTGGGGTGTATGGTGGTCAGGAAGCTGTGGAGGATGGACTCCATGGCAGAGCCAGGCCCGGCGGGCTCCAGGTCAGAGCAGGTGGCAGTGGAGCGACGCTTGGCCACATTACAGaacctctccctctgcctgcGTCTCAGCTCAGCTGCCTCACGCTCACAGTTCTCCTGATTGGGAGGAGAGACACAGTGATGgaggtcagagagaggagagagagaggcaaggagaggaaaggagcaagagagagaagatGGAAGGGTGCGAGTGTGCCGTGCATGAAATGGCTAAAACAGAGTTGGGGGGGGTTGTTTGAGTGACCCAATATTTAACTAAATGTGGACAGATGGCATTGCTTGTCACTGAAGATCACTATACTCTTCAGGAAATTCAGACTGTCCCAgattcctcatcatcatcatcatgtgttAACACGTCACCTAGGGTAGCAACATTTCAActtttattgtcacatgcactAGTACAGTGAAATTACTTTCTTgatctttcccaacaatgcactAATCAATATCAGTGGTACTATcaaaacacatacatacaaaagTCAAGTTAAATTTCCCCAAATTCCCCAGTTTTCtggaaatcctggttggaagactCCTGGATTTACAAAGGAATAAGCAGGAATCCTGCAACCAGGACTTCTGGGGGGGGGAGAAAATAGCATTATGGGAAAAGTTAAGCGGAATTTCTCAAACCTAATGTGTTGCGTCCAGTCTCACCTGAACAGCCCTGTTGAAGCGCTCACAGAATGAGTGAAATATGGAGCAGCACACCTCCAGTTggaacgtggctgggtcttcacAGAAATACTCTGCTACAGCTTGGCTCAGGGAGTTGAGGTCCAACAGACaggcatggaggtcagccagTCTGGCCTCAGCCCTCTgacgagagagacagcaagacacacagacagcgagacacacagagacagagttcTACAGTCAGATCACTAGGTTAGCAAGagagaaaatatatatacaggAAAACTACTGGGGTTGAAAACAGCATTAGAACAGTGTTTGAGATGTAtaacagagtgggagagagagagaacaacaggtaCAACTCAGTTGCATGTGTTTGGTTTATGGTTAAATGTTGTCACATTCACTGTAAAAATGTAAGTTCATTTCAACAAAATGTCCAGTGCTTTTACACTCAagcaatatatttttatttaactaggcaagtcagttaagaacaaattcttatttacaatgacggcctaccggttaactgccttgctcagggacagaacgacagatttgtaccttgtcagctctgggattcaatccagtAACCTTTAGGTTAcgagcccaacgctctaaccactaggctacctgccgcccctccactctaaccactaggctacctgccgcccctccactctaaccactaggctacctgccgcccctccactctaaccactaggctacctgccgcccctccactctaaccactaggctacctgccgcccctccactctaaccactaggctacctgccgcccctccactctaaccactaggctacctgccgcccctccactctaaccactaggctacctgccgcccctccactctaaccactaggctacctgccgcccctccactctaaccactaggctacctaccgcccctccactaaccactaggctaccatattataaaatataaaacTAACAAAATGGTCACCCATAACGTTTCAAAATGTCCAGGATATTGACAGTGGTTATGTGAGactcactaacacactatacatcAGGGATGGACTTCTACAGTAAACAGGTCACAGAGAAAAGGTGTGTGTATGTTGGCCATCCCTCACCATGAGGAAGGTCTCCATCTGCAACTGTAGCTCAGGCTGTGTGCTGGCGTCCATCTTGGCTTCCTtcaccttctcttcctccctctgaaAGTCTAACTCCACCTCCTGCTTCTGCACCCTGGAAAGATATTtacagtaaatacattttttggggggtaccATTTCATCCACATTACTACAGTAACTGACAGTAAATGCATGTACAgttggaagtcggaagtttacatacaccttagccaattacatttaaactcagtttcacaattcctgacatttaatcctaataataAAAAGAGCACTTTTCATTTCCAGACAGAAATCACGAAGCTCTTTACATTGTGAGCAACCATTGACAAAGAACAAAACATGAGTTTGAATAATAGGTACAAGGTAGTAACTGGCCATAATGATTGTCTACCTTGCAGCCATCCCAATGTGTTGAAGCTGTTCAGGGAAGTTCAACAAGGCCCCGTCTATCTCCTGTGCTTGCTGTGGGTGGGGACAGAGAAAGATGAAGTTAGTTTCGTTCCAGTAGAATGTTTTATCCTCGGAGCCTGGATGTGTACCTTCACATCGTCTTCATTTATATTTTCATATTACTCCCTTCCATCCCTTTCTCACCCTCATCGCTCTGTCCTGCCAGCTCCCCCTGCCCTGCCAGCTCCCCCTGTCCTGCCAActccctctccagctctccctccctcccatacacgtctccctccctccctcccatacacgtctccctccctccctcccatacacgtctccctccctccctcccatacacgtctccctccctcccatacacgtctccctccctcctctccccctcaccaTGGTGACGTAGTGCAACAGGTTCATGCCAGGTTTGTTGGCCTTGGTGTCTGCCAGCTTTAGTAGAGATGCCATCCTGAAACCGATGGCACTGCCAGCGTACCCACCCTAAAAACAACAGTTTACTTTCACTGCCCACATACATACAGACTAAAACAACCACACAATAACATATtcactttagtcatttagcagtcaGACACTAACGAACACACGGCACATGAAAAAACTGTTTGAAAACAAGGCCCACGTACAGTACCATATGATAGTAGAGAATACACATGCATTGTAAGTCCTTGATAGTATATAAAATTGTGTTACATACAGCATTCATGTAGTTTCCAGCCTTCAACACCAGGCGGATGATTGAGTGGAGGTCGTCACAGACCaacagctctgagacacagagagagagacacagagagagagacacagagagagagacacagagagagagacacagagagagagacacagagagagacagagagagacacagagagagacacagagagagacagagagagacacagagagagacacagagagagacacagagagagacacagagagacagataagtattattcacttgctttggcaatgtataCATATACACGCTTCccctgccaataaagcccttagaATTGAAAGactgagcgagaaagagagaaagagagaaagagagagaaagagcgggacAGAGGTGGAGTAGTGTGTCACCATTGGCTGCTTTAGTCATGACAGCGACGGAGTGTTTCAGCTCATCCATCAGAGGGAAGAATTCTTCTCTCAGCATCAGAGTCCTCAGACGCTCCTCATAGCTAGAGATGGACAACACCACCATCATCACAATGACCCCATTCTCACCCAGGTACTAACCATCCCAAACTAGTACCATCACAATTAACCCCTTCTCACCCAGGTGCTAACCTAGTACCCTGACAATTGACCCCATTCTCACCCAGGTACTTTAACTAGCAGCACCATGAAGAGGTCTGGCTCACACAGCTGGGTCAGGTCTCCACTGAACGACCACAGCTTCTTCACCTGGTGGGAGGACAACACATCATCAGTcccatcagacagacagcaccaaGGAACATAAAGAAACACATGTAACAACAGATCACTGTTAACGTGACGGTTCAGCCCTGGGCTGGAGCCAATTACAGATCACTGGTTCAGCCCTGGGCTGGAGCCAATTACAGATCACTGGTTCAGCCCTGGGCTGGAGCCAATTACAGATCACTGGTTCAGCCCTGGGCTGGAGCCAATTACAGATCACTGGTTCAGCCCTGGGCTGGAGCCAACTACAGATCACTGGTTCAGCCCTGGGCTGG
This window harbors:
- the fhdc3 gene encoding FH2 domain containing 3, with amino-acid sequence MEEAVVIATHPPPPPGPSQLPHTPPNTQGGGCDAFSRSVHRRSKMRNFNWDAIPRQSVLGKKNVWTSQSQRPMVDFELDTQRMEEMFSRSDTQLPLRKTGSVKKTVRGLSLSTQGLQRVLILNSKKSMNVGIFLKQFKRPVRDIVDDVRRGNWLRFGAGKLKELCKLLPDEGEVKKLWSFSGDLTQLCEPDLFMVLLVKVPGYEERLRTLMLREEFFPLMDELKHSVAVMTKAANELLVCDDLHSIIRLVLKAGNYMNAGGYAGSAIGFRMASLLKLADTKANKPGMNLLHYVTMQAQEIDGALLNFPEQLQHIGMAARVQKQEVELDFQREEEKVKEAKMDASTQPELQLQMETFLMRAEARLADLHACLLDLNSLSQAVAEYFCEDPATFQLEVCCSIFHSFCERFNRAVQENCEREAAELRRRQRERFCNVAKRRSTATCSDLEPAGPGSAMESILHSFLTTIHPRGPRGLARRRHHLPPVMLSPIGGSPIEPCPKSNPLADEPETRAGPGPSRFTRPGGSTLGGEADVVTPRKDQGQREEKRGEGWPRELDSPDAVVERLDGGVEEADSYLDRPSEQKEGKENEGETATPEDQWRCFGSNRASSINQKRTPKSCSRRSLSSIDQKRTTKSCGRRSLSPRQHTPPTQKEEKRAGKEEKEEVQRMRVVSRKVLRYQTGRGRLSGDPEHPELPELGDKASLVPQNQTPQRSTSHPISQPSTPGHRPHSTPEPSTPRPREMREVDLALCNSMGNLGSPWTILSPHISPQNHTPRRRHSFFASSADDVLDDGVWSLPPTPTRPSTPTRPSTTRPSTTTHPSTATCPPLVLLGRMRAMEGHPGPSDLHGEAGRGPLSLPDCPSQRALSQGPMLRSLSLDETGGSQAPGFRFRLGDLFQRRNALWAPVGAGTETGFATEAHKPLERQNSSSGIVSFFRRFGERR